One part of the Thermococcus radiotolerans genome encodes these proteins:
- a CDS encoding TIGR00304 family membrane protein encodes MDKGSLLIMTGMGMIMLGFLLVFIGTAISALGGEGEVESGGVIMIGPIPIVFGTSRGAAGIAMILAIILMALWVIGALLARRG; translated from the coding sequence ATGGACAAGGGAAGCCTGCTCATAATGACGGGCATGGGAATGATAATGCTCGGATTCTTGCTAGTCTTTATTGGAACCGCCATCTCGGCCCTCGGCGGCGAAGGTGAGGTGGAGAGCGGCGGGGTTATAATGATAGGACCGATACCGATAGTCTTCGGAACGAGCAGGGGTGCCGCAGGAATAGCCATGATACTGGCGATAATTCTCATGGCGCTCTGGGTGATAGGGGCTCTACTCGCGAGGAGGGGATGA
- a CDS encoding cation:proton antiporter, producing the protein MDFLLALAILLVVAKSIEWLFEKVEIHPIIAHVLTGILLGPFVLGLIEPTEELGVLARFGLIMMMLYMGLTSNFSAIAQNTKKAIVVASLGVAASFILGFLTVEYFGKGTTAAIFVGITLGNTAIEVTSGILVKERVKREVSSILMGAAFADDIMAVYLIGIITAMAGGSLDALSFGILTVKIFAFIAATLLISEYVFKRAKWFYSIVRNLNVFFTFTLILTFALAIIAEKVGLNQIIGAYLAGLTISRLRERKDPLVVTRIKLNELIEDLQVVLTEFFIPLFFIYVGLMFNPPLASISLALIAALYIAAVLGKLLGCGLGSRLFDLGWKDSILVGIGMGGRGSLELAILTFGLTTGLIDQVLFASVIVVSMLTALTTPLFFKTYIKRAKA; encoded by the coding sequence GTGGACTTCCTGCTGGCCCTGGCAATTCTCCTGGTGGTTGCGAAGAGCATCGAGTGGCTCTTCGAAAAGGTCGAGATACACCCGATAATAGCCCACGTGCTGACGGGAATACTCCTCGGTCCCTTCGTCCTGGGCCTCATAGAGCCAACCGAAGAGCTGGGCGTTCTGGCAAGGTTCGGCCTGATAATGATGATGCTCTACATGGGACTCACCAGCAACTTCTCGGCGATAGCTCAGAATACCAAGAAGGCCATCGTCGTGGCCAGCCTGGGAGTTGCCGCCTCGTTCATCCTGGGGTTCCTAACAGTCGAGTACTTCGGCAAGGGAACAACGGCAGCCATCTTCGTGGGAATAACCCTTGGAAATACCGCGATAGAGGTCACGAGCGGGATCCTCGTTAAGGAGCGCGTTAAGAGGGAGGTCTCATCGATCCTCATGGGCGCGGCATTCGCCGACGACATAATGGCCGTCTACCTGATAGGCATCATAACCGCGATGGCCGGTGGAAGCCTGGATGCCCTCTCCTTCGGAATCCTGACCGTCAAGATATTCGCCTTCATAGCTGCCACACTTCTCATCTCGGAGTACGTCTTCAAGAGGGCGAAGTGGTTCTACTCGATCGTCCGGAACCTGAACGTCTTCTTCACCTTCACGCTCATCCTCACCTTCGCCCTCGCCATCATAGCTGAGAAGGTCGGCCTGAACCAGATAATCGGCGCTTACCTGGCGGGACTCACGATAAGCAGACTCCGCGAGAGGAAGGACCCGCTCGTGGTCACGAGGATAAAACTGAACGAGCTGATCGAAGACCTCCAGGTGGTCCTCACCGAGTTCTTCATACCGCTGTTCTTTATCTACGTAGGCCTGATGTTCAACCCGCCGCTGGCGAGCATAAGCCTGGCCCTCATAGCGGCCCTCTACATAGCCGCCGTCCTCGGAAAGCTCCTCGGCTGCGGTCTGGGGAGCAGGCTCTTCGACCTCGGCTGGAAGGACTCAATCCTCGTGGGAATCGGAATGGGCGGAAGGGGAAGCCTGGAGCTGGCCATACTCACCTTCGGCCTCACGACGGGCCTGATAGACCAGGTCCTCTTCGCCAGCGTCATAGTGGTCTCGATGCTGACTGCACTGACGACGCCGCTGTTCTTTAAGACCTACATCAAAAGGGCAAAAGCTTAA